TATTTAATGGCTGCGGTTATGGAAGCCAGGGTGAATCTGCCTTCAGGGAGATGGGCCATGACAAGATGCTCCATTTGTACCATtcctgcatttatttatttatgttattatgCCTCTCTTAAAACTTTCTGGTTGTCATGACTTGTCCCATCCCTGATGCACAATGACGGGTGCTTCTGAGTTTTCAGTTAATATCTTGATACTGAACAAGTGCATTTATAGAACTGTAAAATATCTTAGTCTCCCTGCACATCAGTCTCATTCCATGTGATATGAGTAAAAACCTTGAAAcctcatattttattttattaattggTTCAATTCTccataaaaaaatatagtatTTGATTCCCAACTTGACTTGGTCTTAATCTAAAACAAATACTATTATTAAGTCAGTGTATGTTGCATTTCTCGAGTCCCTGACATGTTTTGAATCTAACGTAAAATGAGGTGTGCGCCTTGTGACACTGACTGGCTTGCAGCATGATGTTGGCATACAGCTGTTACATAACGGCAATCTTTAAAAGCTGTCCCATGTTTCCATGGTAATGTGTTTTGGTTTCCATAGCAATTGCACTCTTAACAGCAGTGGAGGCTAGCCGAGCCCCCCTGCACCTACATATCTGAGGAGAGATGAGAAGTGGGGGGTCTGGTGAGCCTGTGGTTGTGAGATGACAACATCGTGCATAGATAGTGAAAGCTTCCTGCATCTACGACCATTGTTATTGCTAAATTGTCCAAGAAATAAGCAACCTAAGGATCTGGACATAATTTACACCACAGAAAAAGATGCTCTGGAGATGTTTATGTTGGAATGGTGTCTACTATTGCACAGCTGGATTCAGTTAACATTTGTGGGAGGGCAGAGGGCAGCGTGAAATTACTTCATTCAAAGAAATGCTCCGTGAGATGGCAGTGAAAGCGACCTGATTCAACTCCATTACTAATATTTGTGATGCACAATACGCCTGTATTCCCTTTTATTCTCCTTGCTTTGTTTACTCTGACATCGAGGTCATTATACTGACACAGAGCAGAAAACCCAAGGAAATATGAAAGCCACAGAGAAGATTTCTGCACATCGTCTGATATTCTCTTTGCTCCTGCTGCTCATCTTTCATCTTTCTCCGTCATGCAGTTTTAGTGATACTTATGGTTCATTCATCATGTATTTGCAGGCGTTAGCAGATTTTGTGGCTGTTTGCACTGCAGTGTTGGACCGATGGCAGCCTTGAGACAATCCAAAGGATCCTATTACACAATTCCTGCAGTGCTTTAGTGCATAGAGAGATGGGTCATTGTGAGCAAGATTAGCACTGATAACAAGCCTAAATTCTGGTTTTAGTGCTAACGGTGGATTTCTGAACAAGTATATTCTGCTCTCTAAACAAAAAATCAGCAGCAcaaatgtcttattttattttttttccagttgTCCCGTTGTCAGCAGACATGTTTGATTACCATCGTTGCCGCTAGCAATAAACACCAACATGAACAACAGACAGCAAACGCAGCATTAAACACGCCTTAGTAAAGTGAATGAGATCAGACTAGCAGTCTAGAAGCATTTAGTCCATCTCCTGTAAACCTGGCTGACACAGGGCAGTCTTGGAAGGGCTGCAGACACTGCAGTGTAGTCATTAAcctaataataaaatcaataatAAAGATACGTTATTATTGCCATGCAACGGTGTTGTGTGTAATTGTTTTGGTACTGCATGGTAGCTTAGTTCCAGTGCTGAAAAAAGAGAGAACATAACAAGCAAACGGGCACCAGTGATGATGAATTAACATCCTGGTACTTTAGTTTGTTATAAACTGATATACAGCATAAATAAGATTTATTTAGTTAAACCAGCCCGCTATGAGGTAACTAGCCTAGCAAAGTAGTTGTTACTACCATCTCAGCTTTTGAGTCTAGTGGAATTAATGATTTCTTGTGAATTAATGAATTATGTTTATTAAAGGTAATTATTAACAAATGGTATAGGTGGAAATAacccattttttaaatatatattataatactgtgttttcacttcatattTCCATTTTACTGAAGGCAGAGTGCAGCTTTTAGGTCTTATCTGTGGTTCATGTCCGTTAAGTGTTGTTGTAAAATGATCAGTCTTAAAAAACATGTTACACAGTTTACCCAGTCAGCTttaaacctttttatttttttctctctacaaTGTTATGTTGTGATTATGTAATTTCCCCTCATTTAATGTGTTTATGAGGTGAAAATGGACCAAACATTGTTGGCCTAGAATTAGCCAAACCGGTTGCAAACACAAAAACCTTGATTGGAGCAGGTGACCTAAgatgtgtgaaaaaaatgttgagTTTGATGTGGAAAATCTCAGTACACCAATAAAAGTGGCCAGCCCTGCCAGCTCTCAGTGTGATACTGGATGCTTTGGGTTTGGTCTGCAGTCGTCATGGTAGTTCTGGCTGAACACTTTTATTGATGCCCAGCCGACTAATGGGCTCCATCAGTTTCTGCCAGAGCAACCCCACATTACCCATGcatgcttgcacacacacacatttccctgTGCTCATAACTGGGTCTGCATCCTTTAGAGTCAGGGCTTGAGTAGTCTGTTCTGTGACAGACAGGCGGTGACTATTTATCCACACATACACCCAGCCAGCTGGATGGACATGGATCTATAGGAAATCTGTCTCTTCAGTCTCTTTATGTCTCTAAACCCCTCCCTGTTGTCAGTTGGAGGGGACACATGgtgataattatttatcaagcTGATTGCTACGATACCTTTGGCTATATTTCCTTTGCCCAGCCTTGACAGTTGAGTGGTGTTGTGATTCCAGGAAACACATTGTGGAAATCAATGAAAAGCCATCTCAGCTGGGAAGAGTGTTCACATGATCGTGACAGGAAGTTGGGCAGAGTGTGGTCTGTGTGATTGATTTTCTGGTCTAATGAATGGCGATCCTTCCGTCAGCATCTTACTTCCTCCTACTTGATTTTTCCTTAATTAATTTATACCaaacatttaagaaaaaaaactttataattatatataaagtTTCAAACGGACAGTAGATGATTTAATAGTATGTATTATTAGTCTGTTTTAATCCTAATTGATATGTTTTAGGGATAGACTGATTATTGTCCCTAGGCGATCATCGGGCCGTTTTTGGgtagtttgcagattatctctatctgcgttttatttgcctgataaccgataaagttaattaaaaagtgcgctactttggccctgctacagctctgtgtctgtccctctgctttggtttcactcaccactgagtctgaccttatgtcccgcccacaacactatctgactgtcttttactgtgtattatgttatgtttctaatttattaaagaattgcttaaagcatttaaacaaagttttgtgtttgagtttgtaacattccaaaatcttaattttgacttaaagatttccattttcaatgtaaatgcatatcggttccaaatatcagttatcggtttcattaactaatAATAATCGGTATCtatatcggccttgaaaaacagTTCAAACATTATCTCTTATCACTCCCTCCTACAGGAGGCCAGCCCAGGATGAACGGCAACTCAGGTGCCGGCGTGGTGACAGCCCCCCCTCCCACCACAGCCCCACACAAGGAGCGGTACTTCGACCGGGTGGATGAGAGCAGCCCGGAGTACCAGAGGGAGAGAAACATGGCACCCGACCTGCGGCAGGACTTCAACATGATGGAGCAGAGGAAGAGGGTCTCCATGATACTACAGAGTCCGGTCAGTGGAGCAGACAGATTAAATATATTCAGATTCAGGAGCATATACTACATTTGCTCGACACTCACTACATTAACTGACAAAAATACTGTGGTCATACTGCCATTACCAGCATGGTAAAATTTGAAAAGGCTCTTTTTAGTGTAAAGGCAGCAGCCTTCTCAACAGCACATGATGGATCCAGATTATTCCCcatcaacagtgtgtgtgagcagcTGAATGCTTAGGACAGAGAACAGCACTGTGTACAGGCCTATTGTATGTGTGAGAAGCACGGATGTATTCAAGTCCTGAAAAAAAGAGCCCAGAGTGGTGCCTATATGAGGTTTTTACTTTGTTAGGGTCAggtcagtgttttctctgtATCTCAACCTTATGTACTGTGAATATGAATTGTATGCAAATTACACTCAGTTGCCTATTTATTAGTTTCCCTAGCTATatctaatgcagtctaatacaattcaacagcaacacacactgcagcctCCAATCTGACCATAGTTGAATCAAAACCTCTTTAAAACAGTTGCAACAAAAACCTAACCTTTGTGAAGGTAGGATGTATTGCAGTTTGTTGACTATTGTATTAGAAGGCATTGATTTGtgctaggtgtacctaataaactggaaaCAGAGTGTATGTTTGGCtaatgtgtgtacttgtgtggtTGCCTGCCCCTCTGCCAATATGGCGTGTCTGTTAAAAAGCATACATTTAAGTTCATGTTACTTAAAGTAACCTAAGCACACTTATCTGTCTCAAGTTTCTGCAAGTTCATTATTATACCTTTTTATTGAATTTAATAAAAAACCTAAAAGGGTTAGTACACTGTATGCTGTCAGAAATTGTCAGCAGTGATGTGAATTCGCAGTAAATAATGGTATGGTTGTTAAAAGCTTGTACACATGGTGCCAGGGTATTAAATTTACTAAATATGGAAGTTGGTTCTAAAATTTCCGTAGCCTCTTAATCTCGAACAAGCCTTCTTTGTTTGGTCATTATGCCCCtatgtgtttggtttttttgcccttacattttttggtgtttttgtgtctttgttgatGACCGGCAGGCATTCTGCGATGAGCTGGAGACAATGATCCAGGATCAGCTGAAGAAGGGGAAGACGCCCACTAGCCTGTTGGCTCTGCAACAGATCGCAGACTTCATGACCACCAGCATGCCTTCCATGTATCCCGCTGCACCTCAGGGAGGCATGGCGGCGCTCAACATGAGTAAgcagagaagtgtgtgtgtgtgtgtgtgtgtgtgtgtgtgtgtgtgtgtgtgtgtgtgtgtgtgtgtgtgtgtgtgtgtgtgtgtgtgtgtgtgtgtgtgtgtgtgtgtgtgtgtgactttttgACCTCAGCCCTGCTATGTCTGTGCTCACAATGAGGAATGCAGCATAAGCCAAAGTTAATTATTGGACAAAGAGTCCAGTTGGATTCAGACTCCATCTAATTGCTATTATCTGTAACTGAGATTATTTTCTTTCCCGCTAGCAAGGAATCAGGAATGGttgttatttttgtttggtacagagcaCTATATTTGACaaatttttgtttcttttttttctcactattgtttttatttgttgtcagCCTCTTTCATGTAAGCGAACCCTGTCTTCTCCACTCAGGTTTGGGTATGGTGACTCCAGTGAATGATCTGCGTGGCTCAGACTCTATTTCCTATGACAAGGATGAGAAGTTGCTCCGCTGCAAGCTGGCTGCCTTTTATCGGCTCGCTGACTTGTTCGGCTGGTCCGAGCTCATCTACAACCACATCACAGTAAGATGAGATTCTTTCTTTATAATATAACTGAAAATGTTGACTGAATTTGTCATTCAGCAGTTCATTAAGATATATTTACCTTAATCTGTTCCACATAAAGAACTTGCCTGAAAATTATcacatttaaaagtaaaaatccaGTGATAGTTGTCTGTGCATTCATAGTAGGgatgctaaaaaaataaattctgaTCCATAGCTGACCAatgttaaccgatcattaactGTTACGACAAGCAGGCAACGAGTCTCTGTTCACCTGTCCGTGAAGCTCGGACCTGCGTTCCGCGTCCATGGACAGCTTTGGACTTATACCGGTCACGCAGCCACGTGGACATGGATGGATGTCGTGGACACAAGCAGCCACGTTCATGGAACCGCTTGTGCGACCGACACAAGTCTGCAGCTGTCGGCGGAACGTATGTCCGAGTCTGTTTCCACCGCATCCAGCTGCGAGGTTGTAGCTGTGTGTCTGCTTGGCATACTCTGTGTGGGACGGCCGATTTAACCCGCTAGTCCTCATATAGCGGCGTGTGTCATGTAGCAATCCGCTGTGATCGTCGTCCAACAGAGAGCCACAAAATAGCAGAAAGAGAGCTTAAAATTTGCAATAGCAACTTAAAGTGGCAACCATTAAGGTTTTAGTTCTAGTTGATTTAGAAATTCTATTAGAGTGAAAACAATGGAATTGTGCTGAGAGTTTAGCAGTCTGTAGCATATAAATAGAATATTTCTCATTCTAGAGCTGGAGTCTTGTTGATATATGAGCTTCAATTTTTCAtaataaatgttgttttttcctgttttactgaTAGTATTAATCAGTCAAAATTTGTAATGTCGCTTAACGATTAAATGGTTAATTATTAACATAACCTAATCCATGGGTACATTGCAAACAGGAGCTAGCTAATTCAGCATTTTTTTAATGGTGCCATtttgccaaaatgtaaacaaatatatGCTCAAATTCAACAAATAGTGGCCACATTGTACATGTTCAATGCTATGTGGGTATATGATCTGAATTGTAGGTTTATAATATATTCTAAGAAGGTATGCTTTGGTGTGTGTAAGTGAAATGAACATTAAAGTAACACTATGATCTAATGTGACTGTCAACTGGTCCTTTAGGTCAGGGTGAACTCAGACCAGGAGCGCTTCCTAATTATCCCTTTTGGGCTCCTGTACAGTGAAGTCACCGCTTCCAGTCTGGTGAGAATCTGTGCTGATCTTTTATTAGAACTGCATGTCTTGTCTTATGGTTTCTTTCTACTTTTATATCAGTGATATCTGTGAGCATTGGTGTACTTCTCTTGTGATAAAATATGTTGTAATAAGTGAGATTCTTAAGTCATTCAACTTAAACCTATTGTTTTGAGTAACCTCTTGTTGTCTGCCCTCCTGTCCAGGTGAAGATAAACCTTCAAGGTGAGATAGTTGACCGAGGAAGCACCAATCTCGGGGTCAACCAGGCCGGCTTCACTCTCCACTCTGCCATCTACGCTGCACGGCCCGATGTCAAGTGTAttgtacatatacacacatctgCGGGTGGTGCGGTAAGGAACAGCACATACAAATGAATATACCCGATATAAACACAGAGTCTGATGTCATTTGTTGCGTCTGTTTGATTGCAGGTGTCCGCCATGAAATGTGGCCTGCTGCCCATCTCGCCTGAGGCACTGGCCCTGGGTGAGGTGGCCTATCATGACTACCAAGGCATACTGGTGGATGAGGAAGAAAGTACCCTCATACAGAGGAACATTGGGCCTAACAGCAAGGTAACAGCAgagtgtatgtctgtatgtgaaAATAACAAACAAGATCAATATTGCTTCCGCAGCAGCTGTGCAAATGTCAATTTGAAATGTAATAGTTTTATTGGAAAAACCTGCTaaattctatttatttattttattatatgattttatctatttattactTCTGTAACACATGAGACTGtgcttttctttgcctttttttttttttttttttatttctcctctCTTCCAGGTGCTCATTCTAAGGAACCATGGCTTGGTGTCTGTAGGCGAAACAGTGGAGGAAGCTTTCTATTACATCCACAATCTGGTCACTGCCTGTGAGATCCAGGTAGGAGGCACGCTGAACTCTGTAAAGGAAATATGAAATATCACTTGGGAATTGCATGTAGCGCATggacatttatttatgtcaaaagtattatcactttgcttttattgtgatatgatgtatagaaccattttgttttcatttcggTTGTTGTATTTGGCACCATATGTTTGTCTGCATTTTTCATAACAATTGTCTTTGTCCCTTGTCTCTCCACATTTTTATGTGTTCATTCTTGATGTCTgtatgcgtgtttgtgtgtgtcctcatGTCCACATTTTATTTTCCTTCTGTATTCTGGATCTGTCTGTGGTTTGTCTGTCGGTATCCCTCCCAATTTCTTTCAGGTGAGAACACTGGCCAGCGCTGGAGGGCCAGATAATCTGGTGTTGCTGGACCCAACGAAATACAAGTCCCGCCCGCGGGTCCCGGAGCCAGCCATCGACGGGCCTTCTACACACCCCAAGTGGCTAGTTGGGGAGCAGGAGTTTGAGGCTCTCATGAGAATGCTCGACAACTTGGTAAGTACAAAGAGAAGGGGGAAACGTTTGCTGTGGAGTGGTAGTTCTTCATTCtttgaacacttttttttaatttaattttaatttattttttattttggataAACTGtccctttttttaatttctggAACCCTGGCTACTGGATGAATGACTACCCACTTCTCCACTCTCTCAGAGTGTaggctttaaagcaacactttaGGTTTTCCTCTATACCGACCACAATGGACAATATTGGATAGTGGTAAAACTGACTCAGTAATGTCAGTTACACAGCAATCTATctaaagtttgctaacattagctagcattagccaccataagctactggtcataccagaccagaATGTATTGATTTGAACAACGCCGTGTTCTATTGCCGATTAAAGTAATGTTTTGTTTAAGAGAAGAATGtattatttcttcttttaaaaCATAGTCATAGTTACATAGTGTTTACTTAAAAGTAGCTacttaaaaagtattttaaacaTTGATATACAGTTGGTGTATTAATGATTTGTTAACCCCTGTTTTATGTTTGTCTTCCTGTTTCACAGGGCTACAGGACAGGCTACCCTTACCGCTGCCCAGCATTGCGAGACAAAGCTAAAAAGCACAGTGAAGTGGAGATCGCTCCCTCCACCCACGGTGGTTACTCATACGGGGAGGACAGTGACTCAGGTGCTCGCTCCCCAATGAAACAGAGCTTCCAGCGCGGCCAGCGTGACAAGACCCGCTGGCTCAATGCCGGCGGCCGGCCTGACGAGCCCTGCGAGGATGGGCCCGACGGCAGCAGTCCCAAGTCGAAGCCTAAGGTGTGGACGAACATAACACACGATCACGTCAAACCCTTGCTGCAGTCTCTCTCGTCTGGTGTCTGCGTGCCAAGCTGTATAACCAACTGCTTGGTCTGTGCCTACCTTATTGTTCATAGTAAAGATTTTACAGCTACCTTGTTGGTGGAAATGGGCAGGTGGTCGGCATCCTTAGGTTCTGGGGACAGTGAGGAGTAGAAGTATAGTTCAAAGCTGAAACTGTTGTAAGTGCTAGGCTAAAAATGGAAGTTGGTATAATCCTGCTTTTCACTACTTTTGGGCTTTTTAGGCTCACTCACTGTAATTTCAGATGTCCTATTAACCCACCTTTCAATGCAGTTAACTCTGCTCTGTTAATTACTTGGTAGCATAGCTGTGAAGATTTGTTGACCCTCCTTGCTCAGTTTTCCCTTCTGGTCTCCTAATGCTTCATGATGCCGGGCCAGCTGCCCAAAGCATGCCCCACTGCATGTGTAGTAGTGAAATGCATTGTTGGTGTTGCTGTTTTTCCCAGAGGAGCGAGCAGCAGGGGTGTGGCATGAGTCCTCAAGTGGGCAGGTGAATGTGGCAAGACACGGTGACGTTGCTGCTAACCACACTTTTGCTCACCGCCCCGCAGTACACACACTCTTAGTTTTGTCTTTGCATGTTGAAGTTGTCCTTTTAACTTTGTTGCTCAAACACGATTCAGCGAAAAAGGACAAAGAAAATGCAACTACAGTGAGTTTTGAGGCTATATTGTTGAGCGTATTAATAAGATTTACATTGCCCGTATAAATGAGGGAGGTGGTGGCATGTCTCTGATAATCTTTTATTAGAATAACAACAGATACATTATAAACATCTGATAAGAAAAAAGAATTGGTATaagaaaaaaagccaaattTTGCTTTGCCAAAGGGGTTATGCAGCCTGCttttctaattttatttttcctcAAACACCTTCAAGTGCTCCCAGTTgtacttttctgtttttttctggtttcattttattctgaaaatcgTATTTCAACCCCTCAAGGCCTGCATGAGTGGATTTgtttggaaaacaaaaaagccATACAATTTGACCTGACTTTTGAATCAATTATCTCCTGTTGGGAAAGTAGGAAATGTTGTGTTGTGAGACTCTTTCTCAGTGAGTATATCACTTTTACATGTTCATCTCATACTCAACCAACCCAGCTACTTCCATCCAGAAACCTTCCCTCATCTAGCCCCTGGTTTGGCAGCTAACCAGCCAAGCTTAAAGTAAACACAGGAATAGAGTCATGAGCTTACGCTTTCCACCGCGAATTACATGCCTAGTTTAAAAAGGTTAAACAAAGTATTTTGCATGAAAGCTGAAGATTTGATGTGTATATTCACCCGCTGCTCATTCACTTTGGTGCAAGAAGTGGGtgcaaactttatttttttccctccaaTCATGCTGAGCATTACCAGGTTTacaaaaacattgtgaaaaGTAGGTGGggtatttttttccacatttaaaAGGAAAATGTCAAGACACTAAAAGGTTTCATGCTCTGCAGGAACGCTACACTCTTGTCTTAGTTTGCAGCGTTGTGGCTTTTCTTTTATCCCAACGTGTGCGAGTGTCCTCGGGTGTGTTTCTCTCTTATCTCTGTCGTCCTTGTTGTTGTGTATCAGCCTAGGAAATGACTATGGTGATGCCAGCTCACCCCTCACTGCCACTCTCGCTTCGTAAGCCAGCCTCATCATCTGTCACCCACCCAGCCATCCATCCCTCTTGCCACCCCCCCCCTCACTTCTCCCTCCCTGACCCCTTTTACCTTTTCTTCTCATTCTGTGATGTTTTCAGTTAATCTTCAGTGTGCtccttctgtttgttttcttaatCTAATAGCACATCAATGATGATGACAAATGGTTTTCAGTAGTACAAGTACACTGTTAGGCTTTAGTCGTTGCATTTTTAACGGTCGTCATGCGCGAGGTCTGTCATCAGTTTCTGACTGAGCATCAGTGACACTGATCACTTCAGAATTATTAATCCAAAAACGGCGTCTAACCATAGGGAGGATTTTTAAAACGGTATTTCCTCTCTGTGTGGGCTCCTAAAATCTGTCGTATGTCAAGCTTTTACTTCtcagcagctttaaaaaaaatcatgaaccACAACTCTTATTGTATCACTTCAAGCTGCCTCTTGCAGGTTCATCTGCGAGTTTCTGGTGTGTTAGCATTGacttttctggatgaatgagaaattaaaaaaaaaaaaaaaaattccagaaTACTTGATAAAGTCCTtcctttttttatgacatttaagCTTAATGCAACAGTttctcagtaaaaaaaaaaaaaattggatcaaTCATGTGTCAGGACAGCTCTAGCGCTCTTCATTTTAGATCATTAAGTCACTGCACCACATTACTGGGAAAATACAATCTAATATGGGTTGATAAGTGAGCATCAGAGAGGTAATGTTGTAAAACAATCCTTCACTTAATTCATAGAAGTAGAAATTAATCTCATCATCATTGGTTcactttttacatttaaaccCTTTTACAGCCATCCAACGTTTGTCCATTTCAGTTCAGCATGATTCATGTATTGTGAAGCCTGCATAGTATTTTGTATATCTATTTTTGTGCCTGGGTTTTCATGTCATTCAGTGTATCtggttttagttgtttttttaaaaaacattttatgtgGTGTTTACAGTGGACAAAGGAAGACGGACTCCGCCAGTCTGCCGCAGCCAATCAGTTCATCCCAATGAACACCAACCCAAAGGAAGTCCTGGAAATGAGGAATAAGGTATCACGTTTGTCTCCTTTTTTACTGCCTTTTTACTTTTAGTGAAGCAAAGACCATCTGAGACTCCTGAGGCACATGGATGCACGATAAGTTTATCATTCTCTTTATGACTTCAAATGTTTGTAGATCCGGGAGCAGAACCTGCAGGACATAACAACAGCAGGGCCCCAGTCTCAGGTTCTGTGTGCCAGCACCATGGTGGAACGCTCCTTCACCCAGGTCAGTGTTTGAACTCGGCACATACAAACCTCGCTGCTACAGCAATCCTGACCTGGAGATGAATATGTGTCTCATACTGATAATATACTTGAGAGTCTGTGCAGTTTGGTCACTTTTATGCAGTTTAAATAATAATCCTAATATATTCTGTCCAGGTCTGGAGTCACCCCCTAAACCAAAATGCTGCAAATTGTGAATAGTGTGGGTGAAGTTGTCCTTAGCTTTAATAAAAAACAGTGACCTCAGTTTCTGAAGGAGTAACTTCACCACTAATAACAGAGAGCAAAACATAGCCTCCATGTTTTGACCCAGAGAATGGGGTGACTTTGTAACTGTCACATTATTCTTTGACCACAGAGATTGTCAATCTGGCAGGTGAGTTGTGTTTGGGAGAGGTAACCTCACTCTGCTCTCCAAAACTCCCAGCTCAGGTTGTGGCCATATTcatacattgtttttgttttctcttcttcatttccttttttatatttttattcttttacttttctttccgGTAGTACAGAGTTGAGGCTGTTATCTGTCTCAGCACTTTCAGACTAGTCATTTTGAACTCTTGCATTGTT
The Sander lucioperca isolate FBNREF2018 chromosome 14, SLUC_FBN_1.2, whole genome shotgun sequence genome window above contains:
- the add1 gene encoding alpha-adducin isoform X17, which encodes MNGNSGAGVVTAPPPTTAPHKERYFDRVDESSPEYQRERNMAPDLRQDFNMMEQRKRVSMILQSPAFCDELETMIQDQLKKGKTPTSLLALQQIADFMTTSMPSMYPAAPQGGMAALNMSLGMVTPVNDLRGSDSISYDKDEKLLRCKLAAFYRLADLFGWSELIYNHITVRVNSDQERFLIIPFGLLYSEVTASSLVKINLQGEIVDRGSTNLGVNQAGFTLHSAIYAARPDVKCIVHIHTSAGGAVSAMKCGLLPISPEALALGEVAYHDYQGILVDEEESTLIQRNIGPNSKVLILRNHGLVSVGETVEEAFYYIHNLVTACEIQVRTLASAGGPDNLVLLDPTKYKSRPRVPEPAIDGPSTHPKWLVGEQEFEALMRMLDNLGYRTGYPYRCPALRDKAKKHSEVEIAPSTHGGYSYGEDSDSGARSPMKQSFQRGQRDKTRWLNAGGRPDEPCEDGPDGSSPKSKPKVWTNITHDHVKPLLQSLSSGVCVPSCITNCLWTKEDGLRQSAAANQFIPMNTNPKEVLEMRNKIREQNLQDITTAGPQSQVLCASTMVERSFTQDAPLSDCTDTIDGLDVSEGSYSPAKSIRKGELVTASKAIIEKEYQPKVIVSKQGPNPFTKLTDQELEEYRKEVEQKQKGPEESLYLSIHTHTHDTVQGRDDSREGSASSVPYPEPETLPRGRASVSTPLQSATESPSLEIAPPPTATPASELGSSSIVLSSGAGPAQGGTDSADDVFSTAEEVFSAPDSPHKEFHCAVVRALSKEPSVVEAAKAEQAPDQEQLEEPEEAEPKSQKPTTTPPSTPVRAEEGDGNTKEYLLP
- the add1 gene encoding alpha-adducin isoform X3, with the translated sequence MNGNSGAGVVTAPPPTTAPHKERYFDRVDESSPEYQRERNMAPDLRQDFNMMEQRKRVSMILQSPAFCDELETMIQDQLKKGKTPTSLLALQQIADFMTTSMPSMYPAAPQGGMAALNMSLGMVTPVNDLRGSDSISYDKDEKLLRCKLAAFYRLADLFGWSELIYNHITVRVNSDQERFLIIPFGLLYSEVTASSLVKINLQGEIVDRGSTNLGVNQAGFTLHSAIYAARPDVKCIVHIHTSAGGAVSAMKCGLLPISPEALALGEVAYHDYQGILVDEEESTLIQRNIGPNSKVLILRNHGLVSVGETVEEAFYYIHNLVTACEIQVRTLASAGGPDNLVLLDPTKYKSRPRVPEPAIDGPSTHPKWLVGEQEFEALMRMLDNLGYRTGYPYRCPALRDKAKKHSEVEIAPSTHGGYSYGEDSDSGARSPMKQSFQRGQRDKTRWLNAGGRPDEPCEDGPDGSSPKSKPKVWTNITHDHVKPLLQSLSSGVCVPSCITNCLWTKEDGLRQSAAANQFIPMNTNPKEVLEMRNKIREQNLQDITTAGPQSQVLCASTMVERSFTQRLSIWQDAPLSDCTDTIDGLDVSEGSYSPAKSIRKGELVTASKAIIEKEYQPKVIVSKQGPNPFTKLTDQELEEYRKEVEQKQKGPEVQGRDDSREGSASSVPYPEPETLPRGRASVSTPLQSATESPSLEIAPPPTATPASELGSSSIVLSSGAGPAQGGTDSADDVFSTAEEVFSAPDSPHKEFHCAVVRALSKEPSVVEAAKAEQAPDQEQLEEPEEAEPKSQKPTTTPPSTPVRAEEESLPEQTYKDESDAATLRQTLPDLTPDDPSDAPALPAEDCPSAPATADAAEVEEPADAGDQEGEESPSKSPSKKKKKFRTPSFLKKNKKKTES
- the add1 gene encoding alpha-adducin isoform X16, which translates into the protein MNGNSGAGVVTAPPPTTAPHKERYFDRVDESSPEYQRERNMAPDLRQDFNMMEQRKRVSMILQSPAFCDELETMIQDQLKKGKTPTSLLALQQIADFMTTSMPSMYPAAPQGGMAALNMSLGMVTPVNDLRGSDSISYDKDEKLLRCKLAAFYRLADLFGWSELIYNHITVRVNSDQERFLIIPFGLLYSEVTASSLVKINLQGEIVDRGSTNLGVNQAGFTLHSAIYAARPDVKCIVHIHTSAGGAVSAMKCGLLPISPEALALGEVAYHDYQGILVDEEESTLIQRNIGPNSKVLILRNHGLVSVGETVEEAFYYIHNLVTACEIQVRTLASAGGPDNLVLLDPTKYKSRPRVPEPAIDGPSTHPKWLVGEQEFEALMRMLDNLGYRTGYPYRCPALRDKAKKHSEVEIAPSTHGGYSYGEDSDSGARSPMKQSFQRGQRDKTRWLNAGGRPDEPCEDGPDGSSPKSKPKVWTNITHDHVKPLLQSLSSGVCVPSCITNCLWTKEDGLRQSAAANQFIPMNTNPKEVLEMRNKIREQNLQDITTAGPQSQVLCASTMVERSFTQRLSIWQDAPLSDCTDTIDGLDVSEGSYSPAKSIRKGELVTASKAIIEKEYQPKVIVSKQGPNPFTKLTDQELEEYRKEVEQKQKGPEDQEQLEEPEEAEPKSQKPTTTPPSTPVRAEEGDGNTKEYLLP